The Accipiter gentilis unplaced genomic scaffold, bAccGen1.1, whole genome shotgun sequence region CTGTCTTGGGGTGATGGAGCTGTTGGGTGGAGATTGGGGGTGATGGAGATGTGGGGCACCACCTGTCTTGGGGTGATGGAGCCATTGGGGGTGATGGAGATGTGGGGCACCACCTGTCTTGGGGTGATGGAGCTGTTGGGTGGAGATTGGGGGTGATGGAGTTGTGGGGCACCACCTGTCTTGGGGTGATGGAGCCGTTGGGTGGAGATTGGGGGTGATGGAGATGTGGGGTATTACCTATTTGGGGTGATGGAGCCATTGGGTGGAGATTGGGGGTGATGGAGATGTGGGGCCGCATCTGTCTGGGGTCATGGAGATGTGGGGCACCACCTGTCTTGGGGTGATGGAGCCGTTGGGTGGAGATTGGGGGTGATGGAGTTGTGGGGCACCACCTGTCTTGGGGTGATGGAGCCGTTGGGTGGAGATTGGGGGTGATGGAGATGTGGGGCAGCATCTGTCTGGGGTGATGGAGCTGTTGGGTGGAGATTGGACTGATGGACATGTGGGGCATCACCTGTCTTGGGGTAATGGAGCCGTTGGGGAGAGATTGTGGGTGATGGAGATGTGGGGTATTACCTATTTGGGGTGATGGAGCCGTTGGGTGGAGATTGGGGGTGATGGAGATGTGGGGCACCACCTGTCTTGAGGAGATGGAGCTGTTGGGTGGAGATTGGGGGTGATGGAGATGTGGGGCACCACGTGTCGTGGGGTGATGGAGCCATTGGGGGTGATGGAGATGTGGGGCACCACCTGTCTTGGGGTGATGGAGCTGTTGGGTGGAGATTGGGGGTGATGGAGATGTGGGGCACCACCTGTCTTGAGGAGATGGAGCTGTTGGGTGGAGATTGGGGGTGATGGAGATGTGGGGCACCACCTGTCTTGGGGTGATGGAGCTGTTGGGTGGAGATTGGGGGTGATGGAGATGTGGGGCACCACCTGTCTTGGGGTGATGGAGCCATTGGGGGTGATGGAGATGTGGGGCACCACCTATTTGGGGTGATGGAGCTGTTGG contains the following coding sequences:
- the LOC126036912 gene encoding E3 ubiquitin-protein ligase Hakai-like isoform X5, which codes for MPSSSETPSNPPKGSITPEREHPTCPSPTISPQWLHHPQFLSQWFHHPTTRGAPHLHHPRQMRPHISITPNLHPTAPSPQTDVAPRLHHPQSPPHGSITPRQVVPHISITPNLHPTAPSPQIGGAPHLHHPQWLHHPKTGGAPHLHHPQSPPNSSITPRQVVPHISITPNLHPTAPSPQIDAAPHLHHPQSPPNGSITPRQVVPHNSITPNLHPTAPSPQDRWCPTTPSPPISTQQLHHPKTGGAPHLHHPQWLHHPKTGGAPHLHHPQSPPNSSITPRQVVPHISITPNLHPTAPSPQDRWCPTSP